The genomic stretch GACACATAAGACCTGCTTATTTCTCCACGTTCATTTTTCAGTGTGACTTTTGTGAGACTACCTGGCAAATGTTTTATATATAACTATTCTTCTAGCAACATGTAGGCTTGTTGTTCTATGGTTTAGGCTCTTCAAAGGTTTAGGTTCTTCAAAGAATACTCTACTCCTCTGAAATCTGCTCTATTTTGTAAAAACTGTTTATAACTGCCAGTGTTTTGCACGCTAGTAACAAGTTAAATGATGTGACAGATACAGGAATTGCTCCCTTTTATTAAGAGGCTGCTTACTGTTCTGCTCTCACACCACAATTAGGGTGAAAATAATTCAATAATTCAGTAATTCAATTCAATTCACTTCTCACATACGTAACTCAATAAAATTTCACTCTGCCTTTTTAAACTGCATTCTtcattgttctgtttctaaaagACTGAGAACGATTAAAAGTATCACCTTATTCTGGAGAAAAATGCAAATTGTTCACTTCTGAAACGATATGACAATATTTTAATGAGGAAACCCCTACCTCTGAAACTGAAGTAAACTACAACCTATGCAAAAGGAATCATACCTGTTCATAATATGAATGGAGGAACAAATATAATGAAACAGAACATAAGTTTAAAGGAATGACCAGAtttatttcctattaaaaataGTACATcaagatttaaaatataaatatcaaaATTATTGCACAATCAACAAACTAGCTTTGGTAGCATTTTTTAACATCTGTGTGCAATAATATGCAATGGCAGATTAAACTCCACAAAATCCATGATGTGTACCTGTTCTGGTTACATCATAAATCATCCTACAACAGCAAGataatttttcctgtgcatgtatAGAACATCATACAGTAGTAATACAATATATGCTTTATGAAAgcttgaaagaaggaaagaagagagaatgTCTCTTAATGCTTCCCTTATAACTTTGACTCAAACAAATTTAAGCAACAGATATTCACTATCCCATTTGCAGTCATTCAACATAGGCAGTTCCAAGTATACATACAGACACACATATATTAACAGGTTTTGTTATAAATAGCTATGGCTTTCACAGGTAGCTTCAAATACACAATCTTCTGTATGTCTTTGAAAAATTAACGTCCTAGTTTAGTTTATCAAAAAAAAGAGTTCATCCGCAGGCAAATGTCCTTAATGAGAATGCAACTCTGTGAATGTCCCAAAGAGTCTGTCCCAGTGGGTGAAGTATGGAGCATAGTTTGATTTGAATTTCAGATGATGGAGATCATGATGTGGAGCTCCTCCATACAAACCAAAAGGCACGAGTCGATGAGTTGACCACGGAAGGTCATATCCTGAATGGTCCTCCACTGACAACCAAATGTTTACAAGGAAGAAAATCATTTCTGTCAAAGGATGGCATCTGAGGAGCACTGGATTGATGGCAGCAAAAAATCCCAGTGAAAGCAATTCCCATACACTGGAGTACTGTGTAGTAAGAGCAAACGTTGATACATGCTTGTGATGCACCTTGTGAAAGGTCTTGTAGAGCCAAGGCACCCTGTGATGAAGCAAATGCCAAAGGAAATACTCAAAATCGAACAGAAGCAGGCAAATTCCTACTTCCAGCAGGACCTCAGGCAGCTCTGGAGCCACCACAGGTAGGTTCACTGGCCTCCAGTACCAGTGGAAAAATGTCACTGGGAAAATCAAAACAACATGATGATAGGCACTTTGAATAATGCAAGGCACCATCATTCCGAGAGTTGGATAGCTCTGTGGCTGGATTTTGTATTTTCTCAAGTTTGGTAGTCTAGTGCTTAAAAAGTCCAGTGCAATATAAGGAAGACAGAAAGTCATGTATGctgtaaaagaaaacagcacTGGAAAATACGGTGACTTGATCAATGGCTCCTTTGCTGTGATGAAGTCCCAAAGGAACTGAAGGCACAACCTGTCCTGCTGTCCATCCATTCTGTATCCGAGCAGGACTCTGTTGGGCACACTGCAGTTCATGCTGCTTGCAGTCTGAGACGTCTGTAAGTCCTGCAAGCCTTTATCTAGCCTGCTCAAACGAAGACTCCGCCCAGTTAGAAATCCTCATTACTGAGCTTCCAATACGTAGCTTTAAAGAGGAAGTTCCCTTTCCTGTTATACAGAAGCAGTATAATGCATTACAATCTCACAAAAGAATTATCTCACTGGTGGAGTGCAAGGATTACAGCAGGCTTGAGTATTCACTTGAACTCTAGAGAAGACTTGGGTGATAGGAAATGTAAGTAGAAATGCAGAACTCTCTAACACTGGAATTCAGAGAAAGAGGGTAGGAACTTTTTCCATTCCACTTATTGCATACACTTGAAAAACTGCCACCTTTCACTGATTTTAAATTGTATCATCCTCTGTTATCCTTTTGCCTTTATATATAAGGAGACACAACCTAGCATTGATTTTTCTTATGACTCCTACCAATGATGTATGCGTAACTCAACTCCAGATCTGACCTTTGGATGTTTGGTGGGTAATGCATGTGTGCAAACACACATTTTCCTAATAGTTCCTCAGGTATACAACAGGTTAAGTTGAAACCTTAATGACATCTACACTATGCTTCCAGTCTGAATGTGGTGGCTACAATTTATCTCCATCCACTTCTGTgctcattttctcctttattttcctGTATCAAC from Apteryx mantelli isolate bAptMan1 chromosome 7, bAptMan1.hap1, whole genome shotgun sequence encodes the following:
- the CH25H gene encoding cholesterol 25-hydroxylase, with translation MNCSVPNRVLLGYRMDGQQDRLCLQFLWDFITAKEPLIKSPYFPVLFSFTAYMTFCLPYIALDFLSTRLPNLRKYKIQPQSYPTLGMMVPCIIQSAYHHVVLIFPVTFFHWYWRPVNLPVVAPELPEVLLEVGICLLLFDFEYFLWHLLHHRVPWLYKTFHKVHHKHVSTFALTTQYSSVWELLSLGFFAAINPVLLRCHPLTEMIFFLVNIWLSVEDHSGYDLPWSTHRLVPFGLYGGAPHHDLHHLKFKSNYAPYFTHWDRLFGTFTELHSH